Proteins from a single region of Catellicoccus marimammalium M35/04/3:
- a CDS encoding DUF3042 family protein produces MKNFTKGFLSGAAVLGAGVAAALYGVKKTVIEPVEKKEEFVNENRKKAMRKSHARS; encoded by the coding sequence ATGAAAAACTTTACTAAAGGATTCTTATCTGGTGCTGCCGTTTTAGGTGCTGGCGTTGCTGCTGCCCTTTATGGGGTGAAAAAAACAGTCATTGAACCGGTTGAAAAGAAAGAAGAATTTGTTAACGAAAACCGTAAAAAAGCAATGCGTAAGAGTCACGCTCGTTCATAA
- a CDS encoding rhodanese-like domain-containing protein: protein MSVIAVVNLILIIILVGLLANMLYVYVSLKRKATQLEEAEFRVQSKNQQLIDTRERDSFNAGHIMGARNFPYSMLKEVGQSLRKDRPIYLYAQTKGMEARSVNVLYKQGFRNIYVLKGGFDQWTGRVKKTQ, encoded by the coding sequence ATGTCAGTCATTGCCGTTGTGAATTTAATTTTAATTATTATTTTAGTAGGGTTATTAGCGAATATGCTTTATGTTTATGTAAGTTTAAAACGTAAAGCTACACAGCTAGAAGAAGCAGAATTCCGTGTACAAAGTAAAAATCAACAATTAATTGATACACGAGAAAGAGATTCTTTCAATGCAGGTCACATTATGGGAGCACGTAATTTCCCATATAGTATGTTAAAAGAGGTAGGTCAATCTTTACGTAAAGATCGTCCAATCTACTTATACGCTCAAACAAAAGGAATGGAAGCACGTTCTGTTAATGTTTTGTATAAACAAGGATTCCGCAATATTTATGTCTTAAAAGGCGGATTTGATCAATGGACAGGCCGCGTGAAAAAAACACAATAA
- a CDS encoding peptidoglycan D,D-transpeptidase FtsI family protein: MKKPYIPFRKNTRKQKTDNTSTGHIAFRLNLLSTISFILLFILVVQLFRLDVVDYKKFEARLNDEHETIVKLNNAPRGSIYDNAGKVLVTNKANQAIIYTKPRGATTQQMAEVANRLSKLITMPTKNITERDKKDYYLAYQKHNEEVLDRIPKNELIKTGEDPGKTYQLQLKYVSKSDIDYNQQQKEAVAIYKKLNGAQTLTPTVVKNSDVTNEEIAVVGENEDKLDGVATSVDWTRSYTKASDSMRSILGTVSSEKTGLPADLAKEYLAKGYSLNDRVGLSYLEKTYESYLHGVNGKVEIFTNNKQEIVKQEVVKEPEKGDNLKLTIDAEFQEKLNDIVKRYAQNIVGSSPCSEGAYVVVTNPKTGGIIGISGYSRDPKTGEIDEDTLGTINKAFIPGSVVKPATITSGYENKVISDNQTFIDQPLVIGQGAGAVRKSSVFNRYGQVPVNAVKALEVSSNVYMMNIVFAMLGQHYTPNMVMSEDISPIKKLRKTYAEYGLGAETGVDVNGESTGLINKQFYDKDGNLIPGTQGNMLDLSYGNYDTYTPLQLAQYTSTIYNDGKRIAPHFVEGIYANNSEGGLGKEIKKITPKVMNTIHLTQDQWNILHEGMYQVVHGAQGTATDLQGCKYNISAKTGTAETSGYNRASGRYESTLNLNLISYINKRGDTDAKLSVTVVLPKVSENSHENVALAKEVYDLYYKLYGNKEQQ, encoded by the coding sequence ATGAAGAAACCCTATATCCCGTTTCGTAAAAATACACGCAAACAAAAAACAGATAATACAAGTACCGGGCATATTGCGTTTCGTTTAAACTTACTTTCTACAATTTCTTTTATTCTATTGTTCATTTTAGTCGTGCAATTATTCCGTTTAGATGTTGTAGATTATAAAAAGTTTGAAGCTCGTTTAAATGATGAGCATGAAACCATCGTGAAATTAAATAATGCCCCTCGTGGTTCTATTTATGATAATGCAGGTAAAGTATTAGTAACAAATAAAGCCAACCAAGCAATTATTTATACCAAACCAAGAGGAGCTACAACACAACAAATGGCAGAGGTAGCGAATCGATTAAGTAAATTGATTACAATGCCAACCAAAAATATCACAGAACGTGATAAAAAGGATTACTATTTAGCTTATCAGAAGCATAATGAAGAAGTGCTTGATCGTATTCCCAAAAATGAATTGATTAAAACAGGAGAAGATCCTGGAAAAACGTATCAATTACAGTTGAAATATGTTTCTAAGTCCGATATTGATTATAATCAGCAACAAAAAGAAGCAGTTGCTATTTATAAAAAATTAAATGGAGCCCAAACATTAACTCCTACTGTAGTGAAAAATAGTGATGTCACAAATGAAGAAATTGCGGTTGTGGGAGAAAATGAAGATAAGTTAGATGGAGTCGCAACAAGTGTCGATTGGACTCGTTCTTATACGAAAGCTTCCGATTCTATGCGTAGTATTTTAGGAACCGTTTCTAGTGAAAAAACAGGATTACCTGCAGATTTAGCGAAAGAATATTTAGCGAAAGGATATTCTTTAAATGATCGTGTAGGATTAAGTTATTTAGAAAAAACCTATGAATCTTACCTTCATGGGGTAAACGGAAAAGTAGAAATCTTTACGAATAATAAACAAGAAATTGTTAAACAAGAAGTGGTTAAAGAGCCAGAAAAAGGAGACAATTTAAAATTAACCATTGATGCAGAGTTCCAAGAAAAATTAAATGATATTGTTAAACGCTATGCACAAAATATTGTAGGTAGCAGTCCTTGCTCAGAAGGAGCTTATGTTGTAGTAACCAATCCAAAAACAGGCGGAATTATTGGGATTTCTGGATATAGTCGTGATCCAAAAACAGGGGAAATTGATGAAGACACATTAGGAACTATCAACAAAGCCTTTATCCCAGGTTCAGTAGTAAAACCAGCAACTATTACTTCTGGTTATGAAAACAAAGTAATTTCTGATAATCAAACCTTTATTGACCAACCGTTAGTGATTGGTCAAGGAGCAGGAGCGGTTCGTAAAAGTTCAGTATTTAACCGCTATGGTCAAGTACCGGTCAATGCCGTAAAAGCATTAGAAGTTTCTTCTAACGTTTATATGATGAATATCGTATTTGCGATGTTAGGTCAGCATTACACACCAAACATGGTAATGTCAGAAGATATTTCACCTATTAAAAAATTGCGCAAGACCTATGCTGAATATGGTTTAGGTGCAGAAACAGGGGTAGATGTAAATGGAGAATCTACAGGATTAATTAATAAACAATTCTATGATAAAGACGGCAACTTAATTCCAGGAACTCAAGGGAATATGCTCGATTTATCTTACGGAAACTATGACACGTATACTCCATTACAATTAGCTCAATATACAAGTACAATTTATAATGATGGAAAACGAATTGCGCCACACTTTGTCGAAGGAATTTATGCTAATAATAGCGAAGGCGGATTAGGGAAAGAAATCAAGAAAATTACACCAAAAGTAATGAATACCATTCATTTAACACAAGATCAATGGAACATCCTTCATGAAGGAATGTACCAAGTTGTTCATGGAGCACAAGGTACAGCAACAGATCTTCAAGGATGTAAATATAATATTAGTGCAAAAACAGGAACGGCCGAAACTTCAGGATATAATCGTGCAAGTGGCCGCTATGAAAGCACCTTAAACTTGAATTTAATTTCTTACATTAATAAACGTGGGGATACAGATGCTAAATTATCTGTGACCGTTGTTTTACCAAAAGTTTCAGAAAATAGTCATGAGAACGTAGCGCTAGCCAAAGAAGTGTACGACTTATACTACAAATTGTATGGAAATAAAGAACAACAATAA
- the rpmG gene encoding 50S ribosomal protein L33, giving the protein MRENIILECTSCKERNYLTNKNKRNNPDRLEKKKYCPRERKVTLHRETK; this is encoded by the coding sequence ATGCGTGAAAATATTATTTTAGAATGTACTTCATGTAAAGAACGTAACTACTTAACAAACAAAAATAAACGTAACAACCCAGATCGTTTAGAAAAGAAAAAATATTGTCCACGTGAACGTAAAGTAACTTTACACCGTGAAACAAAATAA
- a CDS encoding rhomboid family intramembrane serine protease — MKRKPWMTYVLIGLCIFVYLGMCYFQYIYLPKEGIPSQNGQNVTLLTFGAEWGPLVHQGQWWRLITAMFVHIGFAHLFLNLLTLYFIGPELEFYLGKIRYLLLYLLCGIGGNVVSLFFDGNAISAGCSTALFGLFGYYIVQAKRSSSPWMRELGRQYFVFIAMNIIFNLFDSNVSLSGHLGGLLSGVLLGFILSPKKKVR; from the coding sequence ATGAAAAGAAAACCTTGGATGACTTATGTATTGATTGGTCTTTGTATCTTTGTTTATCTTGGAATGTGTTATTTTCAATATATTTATTTACCAAAAGAAGGAATCCCAAGTCAAAATGGCCAAAATGTTACCTTACTTACTTTTGGTGCAGAATGGGGACCTTTAGTTCATCAAGGTCAATGGTGGCGTTTAATTACCGCAATGTTTGTCCACATTGGCTTTGCTCATTTATTTTTAAATTTATTGACCCTTTATTTTATTGGGCCAGAACTAGAATTTTATTTAGGAAAGATTCGTTATCTTCTTTTATATCTTCTTTGCGGAATAGGCGGAAATGTTGTAAGTTTATTCTTTGATGGAAACGCGATTTCTGCTGGCTGCTCGACAGCTTTATTTGGTCTTTTTGGTTATTATATCGTTCAGGCAAAACGTAGCTCTAGCCCATGGATGAGAGAATTAGGAAGACAATATTTTGTCTTTATTGCGATGAATATTATTTTTAATTTATTTGATAGCAATGTCTCCTTATCTGGACATCTAGGCGGCTTATTATCTGGAGTACTTTTGGGATTTATTCTATCCCCAAAGAAAAAGGTCAGATAG
- the thrS gene encoding threonine--tRNA ligase → MKITFPDGSCKEFDNGVSAYDIAKSISNSLAKKAIVARFNGELVDLTTPLEEDGSLEILTNKDEDALAVMRHSAAHLMAQALRRLYPNIKLGIGPVIENGFYYDVDNGDQPITEEDLPKIEAEMKKIVSENLPITRHVCSREEAAEKFADDPYKVELIAELPEGETITYYEQGEFSDLCRGVHVPSTAKIPVFKLLSLAGAYWRGDSNNKMMQRIYGTAFFDEKALKAYLKMREEAKARDHRKLGKELDLFTISQEVGSGLPIWLPKGSTIRRVLERYIIDKELSLGYQHVYTPVLANVNLYKTSGHWDHYKDDMFPPMDMGDGEQLVLRPMNCPHHMEVYKQDIHSYRELPIRIAELGMMHRYEKSGALSGLQRVREMTLNDAHIFVRPDQIQEEFTRVLQLILEVYKDFNITDYRFRLSYRDPENTEKYFDDDEMWEKAQTMLKAAMDDMELDYFEAEGEAAFYGPKLDVQVKTAMGTEETLSTIQLDFLLPERFDLTYVGEDGENSHRPVVIHRGVISTMERFTAYLIEEYKGAFPTWLAPTQVEVIPVNNEAHADYAYQVKNALVPYRVEVDERNEKLGYKIRSAQTQKIPYQVVVGDEEAANGSVNVRRYGQKEQVSMSLDEFKALLAKDVENFSRPTED, encoded by the coding sequence ATGAAAATTACATTTCCAGATGGAAGCTGTAAAGAATTTGACAATGGCGTAAGTGCTTATGATATTGCCAAATCAATCAGCAATAGTTTAGCAAAAAAAGCAATCGTTGCTCGTTTTAACGGAGAGTTAGTAGACTTAACAACTCCTTTAGAAGAAGATGGAAGTTTAGAAATTTTAACAAATAAAGACGAAGATGCTTTAGCAGTAATGCGCCACTCTGCAGCTCATTTAATGGCTCAAGCCTTACGTCGTTTATATCCAAACATTAAATTAGGAATTGGACCTGTGATTGAAAATGGATTCTATTATGATGTAGATAACGGTGATCAACCAATTACAGAAGAAGATTTGCCAAAAATCGAAGCAGAAATGAAAAAAATTGTTAGTGAAAACTTACCAATTACTCGTCATGTTTGCTCTCGTGAAGAAGCAGCAGAAAAATTTGCAGATGATCCATATAAAGTAGAATTAATCGCTGAATTACCAGAAGGCGAAACAATTACTTATTATGAACAAGGTGAATTTTCAGATTTATGTCGTGGTGTACATGTACCAAGTACAGCGAAAATTCCAGTCTTTAAATTATTATCTTTAGCAGGAGCATATTGGCGTGGAGATAGTAATAATAAAATGATGCAACGTATTTACGGTACAGCTTTCTTTGATGAAAAAGCATTAAAAGCATACTTGAAAATGCGTGAAGAAGCAAAAGCTCGTGACCATCGTAAACTAGGAAAAGAATTAGATTTATTCACAATTTCTCAAGAAGTAGGTTCTGGTTTACCGATTTGGTTACCAAAAGGTTCTACAATTCGCCGTGTGTTAGAACGTTACATTATTGATAAAGAATTAAGCTTAGGTTATCAACATGTATATACTCCAGTATTAGCGAATGTAAACTTATACAAAACTTCTGGTCACTGGGACCACTATAAAGATGATATGTTCCCACCAATGGATATGGGAGATGGAGAACAATTAGTATTACGTCCTATGAACTGCCCACACCACATGGAAGTTTACAAACAAGATATTCACTCTTACCGTGAATTACCAATTCGTATTGCAGAATTAGGAATGATGCACCGTTATGAAAAGAGTGGTGCTTTATCAGGATTACAACGTGTACGTGAAATGACTTTAAATGATGCACATATCTTTGTTCGTCCAGATCAAATTCAAGAAGAATTTACTCGCGTATTACAATTAATCTTAGAAGTATACAAAGACTTCAATATTACAGATTATCGTTTCCGTTTAAGCTATCGTGACCCAGAAAATACAGAAAAATATTTCGATGATGACGAAATGTGGGAAAAAGCACAAACAATGTTAAAAGCAGCGATGGATGACATGGAATTAGATTACTTTGAAGCGGAAGGAGAAGCTGCTTTCTATGGTCCTAAATTAGACGTACAAGTGAAAACAGCGATGGGAACAGAAGAAACATTATCTACAATCCAATTAGACTTCTTATTACCAGAACGCTTCGATTTAACTTATGTTGGAGAAGATGGTGAAAATAGTCACCGTCCAGTGGTTATCCACCGTGGAGTTATTTCTACAATGGAACGCTTCACAGCTTACTTAATCGAAGAATATAAAGGTGCCTTCCCAACTTGGTTAGCACCAACTCAAGTTGAAGTAATTCCAGTAAACAATGAAGCTCATGCTGATTACGCTTATCAAGTGAAAAATGCATTAGTTCCTTATCGTGTAGAAGTAGATGAACGTAATGAAAAATTAGGATATAAGATCCGTTCTGCACAAACACAAAAAATTCCTTATCAAGTCGTTGTAGGGGATGAAGAAGCAGCAAATGGTTCTGTAAATGTTCGTCGTTATGGACAAAAAGAACAAGTTTCTATGTCTTTAGATGAATTCAAAGCTCTATTAGCGAAAGATGTAGAAAACTTCAGCCGTCCAACAGAAGATTAA
- the miaA gene encoding tRNA (adenosine(37)-N6)-dimethylallyltransferase MiaA, which translates to MQKVLVIAGPTAVGKTALSIEWAKKWNGEIISGDSMQVYKKLDIGTAKVKPEEMQGIPHYLLDYKEPTVEYSVADFQKDGRKAIAEIAQKGKLPIIVGGTGLYLQSLLYDFHLGTKEETISKEVKEQVAQWQEEKTAQELWEELKQRDEKTAQTIHPNNRRRVARALEVVLSTGESFQQKETPQPLYDFQLIILNTDRERLYDRINQRVDLMMEEGLLDEAQWVQMLGPVQSSRGIGYKEFMPYFSGEISLEEAINDVKQHSRQYAKRQLTWFRNRLSGTWLDLWQEGEKERVEKEVQEWLKN; encoded by the coding sequence TTGCAAAAAGTATTGGTAATTGCCGGACCTACAGCAGTAGGGAAAACAGCATTATCTATTGAATGGGCAAAAAAATGGAACGGAGAAATTATTAGTGGAGATTCCATGCAAGTGTATAAAAAATTGGACATTGGTACGGCAAAAGTAAAACCAGAAGAAATGCAAGGGATTCCCCACTACTTGTTAGACTATAAAGAACCAACAGTAGAATATAGTGTAGCGGATTTTCAAAAAGATGGAAGAAAAGCAATTGCAGAAATTGCACAAAAAGGAAAACTACCAATCATTGTAGGAGGCACGGGATTGTATTTGCAATCTTTACTTTATGATTTCCATTTAGGAACAAAAGAAGAAACGATTTCTAAAGAAGTAAAAGAACAAGTTGCTCAATGGCAGGAAGAAAAAACAGCTCAAGAATTGTGGGAAGAATTAAAACAGCGAGATGAAAAAACAGCACAAACGATTCATCCCAATAATCGTCGTCGTGTAGCTAGAGCACTTGAAGTAGTATTAAGTACAGGAGAAAGCTTCCAACAAAAAGAAACACCACAACCTCTCTATGATTTTCAATTGATTATTTTGAATACGGATCGAGAACGTTTATATGATCGAATTAATCAACGAGTGGATTTGATGATGGAAGAAGGACTATTAGACGAAGCGCAATGGGTACAGATGTTAGGACCTGTCCAAAGTAGTCGTGGAATTGGCTATAAAGAATTTATGCCTTATTTTTCAGGAGAGATTTCTTTAGAGGAAGCAATTAATGATGTGAAACAGCATTCTCGTCAATATGCCAAACGTCAATTAACTTGGTTCCGTAATCGATTATCAGGAACTTGGCTTGATCTTTGGCAAGAAGGAGAAAAAGAGAGAGTAGAAAAAGAGGTTCAAGAATGGTTGAAAAATTAA
- a CDS encoding ROK family glucokinase, with the protein MSKKMIGIDLGGTSIKFAIVTESGMVEKQWNIPTDISDEGSHIVPDMIASLQKEVTKEEWKEIIGIGMGSPGGVDCANGTVTGAYNLNWVETQDLKTPMEETFHVPFYVDNDANVAALGEQWQGAGENQADVVLVTLGTGVGGGIVLNHQLMHGIAGGAGEIGHVTVALEKHDFPCTCGKKGCLETIASATGIVNVAKKTLEESTMDSILRQKEEFSAKDVYDAAKMEDALALSIVDQVHQYLGLAVANIANTLNPACVVIGGGVSAAGEILRAGVQRYFEQFTFPLVQQTTKIRLATLGNDAGVIGAASLVLQA; encoded by the coding sequence ATGAGTAAAAAAATGATAGGAATTGATCTTGGTGGCACAAGTATCAAATTTGCGATTGTAACAGAATCAGGAATGGTAGAAAAACAATGGAACATTCCAACCGATATTTCTGATGAAGGAAGTCATATTGTTCCTGATATGATTGCTTCTTTACAAAAAGAAGTCACAAAAGAAGAATGGAAAGAAATCATCGGGATTGGTATGGGTTCTCCTGGAGGGGTAGACTGTGCCAATGGAACAGTAACAGGTGCTTACAATTTAAATTGGGTAGAAACCCAAGATTTAAAAACACCGATGGAAGAAACTTTCCATGTGCCATTTTATGTAGATAACGATGCAAATGTAGCAGCCTTAGGAGAACAATGGCAAGGTGCAGGAGAAAACCAAGCGGATGTTGTTCTTGTAACTTTAGGCACAGGAGTTGGTGGAGGAATTGTTTTAAATCATCAACTTATGCATGGAATTGCTGGTGGTGCTGGTGAAATTGGTCATGTTACTGTGGCTTTAGAAAAACATGATTTTCCATGTACTTGTGGTAAAAAAGGTTGTTTGGAAACAATTGCTAGTGCAACAGGAATTGTAAATGTAGCGAAAAAAACATTAGAGGAATCTACTATGGACTCCATTTTACGTCAAAAAGAGGAATTTTCAGCAAAAGATGTCTATGATGCTGCTAAAATGGAAGATGCTCTTGCTTTATCTATCGTCGATCAAGTACATCAATATTTAGGGTTAGCCGTAGCAAATATTGCCAATACACTAAATCCAGCTTGTGTTGTGATTGGAGGAGGAGTTTCTGCAGCAGGAGAGATTTTGCGAGCAGGAGTTCAGCGTTACTTTGAACAATTTACTTTCCCATTAGTACAACAAACGACAAAAATTCGTTTAGCGACATTAGGAAATGATGCAGGGGTTATTGGTGCTGCCTCATTAGTTTTACAAGCATAA
- a CDS encoding DNA topoisomerase 3, which translates to MKQLVIAEKPSVASDLARVLHAKEKKKHYYEGKSTIVTWGYGHLLTLKMPEDYKKEWKTWSMDTLPMLPKQFLIQPLPKTKGQLQAIRQLCQRKDIKEVVIATDAGREGELVARWILQYVRYKGPVKRLWISSQTDKAIKEGFAHLKPAKMYDDLFYSAQARSEADWLIGLNVSRALTIQYGDQLSAGRVQTPTLALVRKREKEIESFRPKEQFTVELSYQGHPLTSRKPLVFSKKETAEKVKAQLQKETAVVKEKKVKVKKQWAPLLYDLTELQQVANQRYGFSAKKTLNLVQSLYEHHKIVSYPRTDSKYLPTDLESSMKERLQAVAKEFSLSGTILQKGKVQQRKVFNDQKVSDHYGLIPTEVAPNISRLSQDEWKIYQLITKRFLNLFYPPYEAEEQTFVILLGDQNFQLKQEKVLEQGWKEKEEGVSSLHLSLNQELPIQIKVVSSMTKPKSRLTEGQLLAQMEKHHLGTPATRAEIIEKLVNIQYLERQGREFIVTPKGKQLLTLVNESLVRPELTEEWELHLQKIEKGKEKKEQFIQKMKKEATRLVTEIKQSEKEYKDFALTTKKCPECSGRLREKKTKQGVFYVCSNPECHYKRRKDLKVSNHRCPQCHKKMVIVEGEKGAYFKCQSCSLTEKIPDKKAKKQKMTKQEERRLMKKYSEKAPAENPFASALENFQVQD; encoded by the coding sequence ATGAAACAATTAGTTATCGCAGAAAAACCAAGTGTCGCGAGTGATTTGGCTCGTGTGCTACATGCTAAAGAAAAGAAAAAGCATTATTATGAAGGGAAATCCACAATTGTTACTTGGGGTTATGGTCACTTATTGACATTAAAAATGCCAGAAGACTATAAAAAAGAATGGAAAACTTGGAGTATGGATACTCTACCGATGTTACCCAAACAATTTTTAATCCAACCTTTGCCTAAAACCAAAGGACAATTGCAAGCCATTCGTCAATTATGTCAAAGAAAAGATATTAAAGAAGTAGTTATAGCAACAGATGCTGGAAGAGAAGGGGAATTAGTTGCTCGTTGGATTTTACAATATGTACGCTATAAAGGACCGGTAAAGAGACTTTGGATTTCTTCGCAAACCGATAAAGCGATTAAAGAGGGATTTGCTCATTTAAAACCAGCCAAAATGTATGATGATTTATTTTATTCTGCTCAAGCACGTTCAGAAGCAGATTGGTTGATTGGATTAAATGTTTCACGAGCATTAACGATTCAATATGGAGATCAACTTTCTGCAGGGAGAGTGCAAACCCCTACATTAGCGTTGGTACGAAAACGAGAAAAGGAAATTGAATCTTTCCGACCAAAAGAGCAATTCACGGTCGAATTATCTTATCAAGGTCATCCTTTGACAAGTAGAAAGCCTCTTGTTTTTTCTAAAAAAGAAACTGCTGAGAAAGTGAAAGCTCAACTACAAAAAGAGACGGCTGTAGTTAAAGAAAAGAAAGTGAAAGTGAAAAAGCAATGGGCACCACTACTTTATGACTTAACCGAGTTACAGCAAGTAGCCAACCAGAGATATGGCTTTTCAGCAAAAAAAACATTGAATTTAGTACAAAGTTTATATGAACATCATAAAATCGTCAGTTATCCACGTACGGATTCAAAATACTTGCCGACAGATTTAGAATCTTCAATGAAAGAACGATTACAAGCTGTCGCTAAAGAGTTTTCTCTTTCTGGAACGATTTTACAAAAAGGAAAGGTCCAACAAAGAAAAGTATTTAATGATCAAAAAGTTTCGGATCACTATGGATTAATTCCTACAGAAGTGGCACCTAACATTTCACGTCTATCACAAGACGAATGGAAAATTTATCAATTAATTACAAAACGGTTCTTGAATTTATTTTATCCGCCTTATGAAGCAGAAGAACAAACGTTTGTCATTCTATTAGGAGATCAAAACTTTCAATTAAAACAAGAGAAAGTATTAGAACAAGGTTGGAAAGAAAAAGAAGAAGGAGTCTCTTCTCTACATTTATCTTTGAATCAAGAACTTCCTATCCAGATAAAAGTAGTTTCCTCCATGACAAAACCAAAATCTCGTCTAACGGAAGGACAATTGTTAGCACAAATGGAAAAACATCATTTAGGAACTCCAGCGACAAGAGCAGAAATTATTGAAAAATTAGTAAATATTCAATATTTAGAACGTCAAGGTCGCGAATTTATTGTTACTCCAAAAGGAAAACAATTGCTAACCTTAGTCAATGAAAGTTTAGTGCGTCCAGAATTGACCGAAGAGTGGGAATTGCATTTACAAAAGATTGAAAAAGGAAAAGAGAAAAAAGAACAATTTATCCAAAAGATGAAAAAAGAGGCAACGCGCTTAGTTACCGAAATTAAACAAAGTGAAAAAGAATATAAGGATTTTGCGTTAACTACAAAAAAATGTCCAGAATGTAGTGGACGTCTACGGGAAAAGAAAACCAAACAAGGTGTTTTTTATGTTTGTTCCAATCCAGAATGCCATTATAAACGTCGGAAGGATTTAAAAGTTTCCAATCATCGTTGCCCACAATGTCATAAGAAAATGGTCATTGTAGAAGGAGAAAAAGGTGCATATTTTAAATGCCAGAGTTGTTCTTTAACAGAAAAAATTCCAGACAAAAAAGCGAAAAAACAAAAAATGACAAAACAAGAAGAACGTCGTTTGATGAAAAAATATAGCGAAAAAGCTCCAGCTGAAAATCCTTTTGCGAGTGCCTTAGAAAATTTCCAAGTTCAAGACTAA
- a CDS encoding YqgQ family protein: MKTLYDVQQLLKRFGIIVYVGSRIADIEMMAIEIDQLHRSRLIDDETYQIAKLILRREHRYEEEKQNQES, encoded by the coding sequence ATGAAAACGCTTTATGATGTGCAACAATTACTAAAACGCTTTGGTATTATTGTGTACGTAGGCTCAAGAATTGCCGATATTGAAATGATGGCAATTGAAATCGATCAGTTACATCGTTCACGATTAATTGATGATGAAACCTACCAAATTGCAAAACTAATTTTACGGCGAGAACATCGCTACGAAGAAGAAAAACAAAATCAAGAATCATAG